The following proteins come from a genomic window of Elgaria multicarinata webbii isolate HBS135686 ecotype San Diego chromosome 10, rElgMul1.1.pri, whole genome shotgun sequence:
- the LOC134404673 gene encoding baculoviral IAP repeat-containing protein 5.1-like, translating to MEAFLSKINSTSKCLFEFRDMHEYENRLKTFTQWPFKEKCKCTPENMARAGFIHCPNADEPDVAKCFFCLIELEGWEPEHDPWLEHSKRSKDSCGFLSLSKSFDDLTVEEYYELEMERVRIFLCKTGWSVINAFEREVAVTRKRLVDHFVNKYQYTAESTKTPQTLLPAAKENGVLTTK from the coding sequence ATGGAGGCTTTCCTGAGCAAAATCAACTCAACCTCCAAGTGCCTGTTTGAATTTAGGGACATGCATGAGTATGAGAATCGCTTGAAAaccttcacacagtggccttttAAGGAGAAGTGCAAATGCACACCTGAAAATATGGCCAGGGCTGGCTTTATCCACTGTCCGAACGCGGATGAACCTGACGTGGCAAAGTGTTTCTTTTGCTTGATAGAGTTGGAGGGCTGGGAACCAGAGCATGATCCCTGGTTGGAACACTCCAAGCGTAGCAAGGATTCTTGTGGGTTCTTGTCCCTCTCTAAGAGTTTTGATGACCTGACAGTGGAGGAATACTATGAACTAGAGATGGAGCGGGTCAGGATTTTCCTTTGCAAGACTGGCTGGAGTGTAATAAACGCCTTTGAAAGAGAAGTGGCCGTAACCAGGAAACGTCTTGTGGATCATTTCGTGAATAAGTACCAGTACACGGCAGAATCAACCAAGACGCCCCAGACGCTCCTGCCTGCTGCAAAAGAGAACGGTGTGCTAACCACCAAATAG